One Triticum dicoccoides isolate Atlit2015 ecotype Zavitan chromosome 4B, WEW_v2.0, whole genome shotgun sequence genomic window carries:
- the LOC119295997 gene encoding protein IWS1 homolog A-like isoform X2 codes for MEADGAAAAAATRGREAEIMEALRARVPFFKKQADYLTLEGVRRTLEKDMDLKINSLDPHKKFIRQCVDKVFSGCDNENTDNASERAEAKVDNLSEDAQPMSGSNKISSSPDEQGARSSETDKDPEGLKNHSSGSNITEAMIKKAIDKRASYFRENSETLTLLGVRRTLEEDLKLERKALDAFKDFITKELDRVLQEPENGTTDHSKQEACKDAGQKTSKGSKRARQDSDTSELNNSHSEKEDSDEDIRPIKRGAEKGRSLKQQKKLSTLKVEKVAKRDYKSDKDQGQNSAEDNPLSSAVNDKKAAPAHGKRVERLKSVIKSCGMSVPPSVYRRAKQAPESKREACLIKELEDILEKEGLSSHPSEKEIKAVRKRKERAKDLEGIDMSNIITSSRRRNASSFIPLPVPKIEADSDSDDDDGEEENVEGGDKGDDVDAEAGDGSADDAGNGSD; via the exons ATGGaggcggacggcgccgccgccgccgcggctacAAGGGGGAGGGAGGCAGAGATCATGGAGGCCCTCCGCGCCCGCGTCCCCTTCTTCAAGAAGCAGGCCGA CTATTTGACTCTTGAAGGTGTGAGGAGAACATTGGAGAAGGACATGGATTTGAAGATAAATTCACTTGATCCTCATAAAAAGTTCATTAGGCAATGTGTAGACAAG GTGTTTTCTGGTTGTGACAATGAGAATACTGATAATGCATCAGAGAGGGCTGAAGCTAAAGTGGATAACTTATCAGAAGATGCCCAACCAATGTCGGGCTCAAACAAAATCTCCTCCAGTCCTGATGAGCAGGGGGCAAGATCCAGTGAAACCGATAAAGACCCGGAGGGGTTGAAAAATCACAGTTCTGGTAGTAATATCACCGAAGCTATGATAAAGAAAGCTATTGACAAAAGGGCTTCCTATTTTAGAGAGAACTCAGA AACTCTTACTCTACTAGGAGTTCGACGGACTTTAGAAGAAGACCTCAAACTTGAGAGGAAAGCTTTGGATGCTTTTAAGGATTTTATTACCAAAGAGTTAGATAGA GTTTTGCAAGAACCTGAAAATGGAACAACGGATCATAGTAAACAGGAGGCTTGCAAGGATGCTGGTCAGAAAACAAGTAAAGGCTCTAAAAGAGCTCGTCAAGACTCTGATACCTCTGAACTAAATAATAGTCATAGTGAGAAGGAAGACAGTGATGAGGATATAAGGCCAATAAAGAGGGGGGCTGAAAAAGGCAGATCTCTAAAACAGCAGAAAAAATTGTCAACTCTCAAGGTTGAAAAGGTTGCAAAAAGAGACTATAAAAGTGATAAAGATCAAGGTCAAAATTCTGCAGAAGATAATCCCCTTTCATCTGCTGTGAATGATAAGAag gcAGCTCCAGCCCATGGCAAACGAGTAGAACGTCTTAAGTCAGTAATAAAATCTTGTGGAATGAG TGTGCCACCTTCTGTGTATCGGAGGGCAAAGCAGGCCCCGGAGAGCAAGCGTGAGGCTTGTTTGATAAAGGAGTTGGAGGATATACTTGAAAAGGAAGGATTGTCTTCACACCCTTCTGAGAAAG AAATTAAAGCAgtgagaaaaagaaaggaaagagcAAAGGATCTTGAGGGCATAGACATGAGCAATATTATCACGAGTTCTCGTAGGAGAAATGCATCTAGTTTTATACCCCTGCCAGTGCCTAAAATTGAAGCTGATAGtgacagcgatgatgatgatggtgaagagGAGAATGTGGAGGGTGGAGATAAAGGTGACGACGTCGATGCAGAAGCTGGAGATGGATCTGCTGATG ATGCTGGAAACGGGAGCGATTGA
- the LOC119295997 gene encoding uncharacterized protein LOC119295997 isoform X3 gives MEADGAAAAAATRGREAEIMEALRARVPFFKKQADYLTLEGVRRTLEKDMDLKINSLDPHKKFIRQCVDKVFSGCDNENTDNASERAEAKVDNLSEDAQPMSGSNKISSSPDEQGARSSETDKDPEGLKNHSSGSNITEAMIKKAIDKRASYFRENSDVFDYSACIHKMKQCRTLTLLGVRRTLEEDLKLERKALDAFKDFITKELDRVLQEPENGTTDHSKQEACKDAGQKTSKGSKRARQDSDTSELNNSHSEKEDSDEDKQQAAPAHGKRVERLKSVIKSCGMSVPPSVYRRAKQAPESKREACLIKELEDILEKEGLSSHPSEKEIKAVRKRKERAKDLEGIDMSNIITSSRRRNASSFIPLPVPKIEADSDSDDDDGEEENVEGGDKGDDVDAEAGDGSADDAGNGSD, from the exons ATGGaggcggacggcgccgccgccgccgcggctacAAGGGGGAGGGAGGCAGAGATCATGGAGGCCCTCCGCGCCCGCGTCCCCTTCTTCAAGAAGCAGGCCGA CTATTTGACTCTTGAAGGTGTGAGGAGAACATTGGAGAAGGACATGGATTTGAAGATAAATTCACTTGATCCTCATAAAAAGTTCATTAGGCAATGTGTAGACAAG GTGTTTTCTGGTTGTGACAATGAGAATACTGATAATGCATCAGAGAGGGCTGAAGCTAAAGTGGATAACTTATCAGAAGATGCCCAACCAATGTCGGGCTCAAACAAAATCTCCTCCAGTCCTGATGAGCAGGGGGCAAGATCCAGTGAAACCGATAAAGACCCGGAGGGGTTGAAAAATCACAGTTCTGGTAGTAATATCACCGAAGCTATGATAAAGAAAGCTATTGACAAAAGGGCTTCCTATTTTAGAGAGAACTCAGA CGTGTTTGATTATTCAGCATGTATTCACAAAATGAAGCAATGCAGAACTCTTACTCTACTAGGAGTTCGACGGACTTTAGAAGAAGACCTCAAACTTGAGAGGAAAGCTTTGGATGCTTTTAAGGATTTTATTACCAAAGAGTTAGATAGA GTTTTGCAAGAACCTGAAAATGGAACAACGGATCATAGTAAACAGGAGGCTTGCAAGGATGCTGGTCAGAAAACAAGTAAAGGCTCTAAAAGAGCTCGTCAAGACTCTGATACCTCTGAACTAAATAATAGTCATAGTGAGAAGGAAGACAGTGATGAGGAT aaacaacaggcAGCTCCAGCCCATGGCAAACGAGTAGAACGTCTTAAGTCAGTAATAAAATCTTGTGGAATGAG TGTGCCACCTTCTGTGTATCGGAGGGCAAAGCAGGCCCCGGAGAGCAAGCGTGAGGCTTGTTTGATAAAGGAGTTGGAGGATATACTTGAAAAGGAAGGATTGTCTTCACACCCTTCTGAGAAAG AAATTAAAGCAgtgagaaaaagaaaggaaagagcAAAGGATCTTGAGGGCATAGACATGAGCAATATTATCACGAGTTCTCGTAGGAGAAATGCATCTAGTTTTATACCCCTGCCAGTGCCTAAAATTGAAGCTGATAGtgacagcgatgatgatgatggtgaagagGAGAATGTGGAGGGTGGAGATAAAGGTGACGACGTCGATGCAGAAGCTGGAGATGGATCTGCTGATG ATGCTGGAAACGGGAGCGATTGA
- the LOC119295997 gene encoding uncharacterized protein LOC119295997 isoform X1, with protein MEADGAAAAAATRGREAEIMEALRARVPFFKKQADYLTLEGVRRTLEKDMDLKINSLDPHKKFIRQCVDKVFSGCDNENTDNASERAEAKVDNLSEDAQPMSGSNKISSSPDEQGARSSETDKDPEGLKNHSSGSNITEAMIKKAIDKRASYFRENSDVFDYSACIHKMKQCRTLTLLGVRRTLEEDLKLERKALDAFKDFITKELDRVLQEPENGTTDHSKQEACKDAGQKTSKGSKRARQDSDTSELNNSHSEKEDSDEDIRPIKRGAEKGRSLKQQKKLSTLKVEKVAKRDYKSDKDQGQNSAEDNPLSSAVNDKKAAPAHGKRVERLKSVIKSCGMSVPPSVYRRAKQAPESKREACLIKELEDILEKEGLSSHPSEKEIKAVRKRKERAKDLEGIDMSNIITSSRRRNASSFIPLPVPKIEADSDSDDDDGEEENVEGGDKGDDVDAEAGDGSADDAGNGSD; from the exons ATGGaggcggacggcgccgccgccgccgcggctacAAGGGGGAGGGAGGCAGAGATCATGGAGGCCCTCCGCGCCCGCGTCCCCTTCTTCAAGAAGCAGGCCGA CTATTTGACTCTTGAAGGTGTGAGGAGAACATTGGAGAAGGACATGGATTTGAAGATAAATTCACTTGATCCTCATAAAAAGTTCATTAGGCAATGTGTAGACAAG GTGTTTTCTGGTTGTGACAATGAGAATACTGATAATGCATCAGAGAGGGCTGAAGCTAAAGTGGATAACTTATCAGAAGATGCCCAACCAATGTCGGGCTCAAACAAAATCTCCTCCAGTCCTGATGAGCAGGGGGCAAGATCCAGTGAAACCGATAAAGACCCGGAGGGGTTGAAAAATCACAGTTCTGGTAGTAATATCACCGAAGCTATGATAAAGAAAGCTATTGACAAAAGGGCTTCCTATTTTAGAGAGAACTCAGA CGTGTTTGATTATTCAGCATGTATTCACAAAATGAAGCAATGCAGAACTCTTACTCTACTAGGAGTTCGACGGACTTTAGAAGAAGACCTCAAACTTGAGAGGAAAGCTTTGGATGCTTTTAAGGATTTTATTACCAAAGAGTTAGATAGA GTTTTGCAAGAACCTGAAAATGGAACAACGGATCATAGTAAACAGGAGGCTTGCAAGGATGCTGGTCAGAAAACAAGTAAAGGCTCTAAAAGAGCTCGTCAAGACTCTGATACCTCTGAACTAAATAATAGTCATAGTGAGAAGGAAGACAGTGATGAGGATATAAGGCCAATAAAGAGGGGGGCTGAAAAAGGCAGATCTCTAAAACAGCAGAAAAAATTGTCAACTCTCAAGGTTGAAAAGGTTGCAAAAAGAGACTATAAAAGTGATAAAGATCAAGGTCAAAATTCTGCAGAAGATAATCCCCTTTCATCTGCTGTGAATGATAAGAag gcAGCTCCAGCCCATGGCAAACGAGTAGAACGTCTTAAGTCAGTAATAAAATCTTGTGGAATGAG TGTGCCACCTTCTGTGTATCGGAGGGCAAAGCAGGCCCCGGAGAGCAAGCGTGAGGCTTGTTTGATAAAGGAGTTGGAGGATATACTTGAAAAGGAAGGATTGTCTTCACACCCTTCTGAGAAAG AAATTAAAGCAgtgagaaaaagaaaggaaagagcAAAGGATCTTGAGGGCATAGACATGAGCAATATTATCACGAGTTCTCGTAGGAGAAATGCATCTAGTTTTATACCCCTGCCAGTGCCTAAAATTGAAGCTGATAGtgacagcgatgatgatgatggtgaagagGAGAATGTGGAGGGTGGAGATAAAGGTGACGACGTCGATGCAGAAGCTGGAGATGGATCTGCTGATG ATGCTGGAAACGGGAGCGATTGA